From Neospora caninum Liverpool complete genome, chromosome VIII, a single genomic window includes:
- a CDS encoding putative ABC transporter, producing MAPRSASPSLRQPLVGQAEATAPERREEAHGSFPQFLRLSSSSHPERGMPTELPFQEAEAQGNAKDPTRECLRDRTASANAPLPFQEAEAQGNAKDPTRECLRDRTASANAPILLDPSASPSASPSASPSASPSASPSALPSASPSASPSASPSSPGLPVSLGVAYDDHVKERLRSTHILWGSVLVDGLLIVAVLAQEWSSLSYSFSHSLLDVALLHLSRSCAVVFSVLRLVTKRLRGRSSAVRPTPAAESFGLFVDLRRRDEEGQEDRTRGESAGGGDANEEGRRGAGDQTFGAGAGSLTSYAALGEDEELNLARHRDAIWALQEAEREAEAAANEKSHIDTALRVVFLCLLGAVLKAINMRFEDVLSACASTPSSVTSPSESNRRYRPTLPSMSVSASGLRVLLPFVEVAWAVAAPFLQAYFLWRVRVCLNEERALLHRRLLQLLLVERRGATALGSQRVSSDQQETRGTEDSAVDGAGEEEQDEVEELSTVEFLKLLRPYFWPSGASVEGPGSARLWNSPVVLRALALSTFLCIALSKVLTLVSPLFLGGAAGAAAEAATLVAAGRRDEAAEAGRHAAQYVAAFAGAALGAKVFKEAQALAYLKVQQAAYVEISERTLRHLLSLPLEWHVKKQMGHVIRATDRGTEACSYLMTYLFLYLVPALFECIAVCLVFIFHLRHRVLASLLFLSLSIYAWMTIQVTFWRRRWREAQNQRDSRYHQLAIDALTNFETVKMFNAEDYEVKRYVGAVQEYQELGTKIQASLSFLNAAQQTIVYATLVGGLVFTVQAIAQGTMSVGDFVTVQMYLLNVFAPLNFLGTIYNVIVRSVADAQNLSHLLSTKPGIVDAPDAASLVDILARPSALPASSPAGVSASSTTAPGSAPLASLGSTPNRTQARPLGEAAGEDERRQGEEANQPERYSYLQAPVRPLVAYAIGHSPPPLPYAPSIEFDNVTFSYSGQGRHRRSIRGVSIKIPACTTCALVGISGSGKSTLTKLLMRLLEPERGRVLINGVDISRVTQGSLRACIGMVPQEPVMFNATIYENIAYAKPNATFSEVEAAADAAQLLPLVLAMKDKWNTKVGERGLRLSGGERQRVAIARCFLRNPPIVLLDEATSSLDSVTEAAIQKGLLSLNSNRTVLMVAHRLSTILHADLICVMRNGKVAEMGTHAELLERQGLYAELWEAQAKQESRDSEEEHDEEKGDRGDANK from the exons ATGGCGCCTCGCTcagcttcgccgtctcttcggCAGCCTCTCGTTGGCCAGGCTGAGGCGACCGCTccggagaggcgggaggaggCCCACGGCTCTTTTCCACAGTTTCTGcgcctttcgtcttcgtcccatCCAGAACGTGGAATGCCGACAGAGCTCCCTTTCCAAGAAGCTGAAGCGCAAGGCAACGCTAAAGACCCCACGCGCGAGTGCCTGCGCGATCGGACGGCTTCAGCCAATGCCCCGCTCCCTTTCCAAGAAGCTGAAGCGCAAGGCAACGCTAAAGACCCCACGCGCGAGTGCCTGCGCGATCGGACGGCTTCAGCCAATGCCCCCATTCTCCTGGatccttccgcctcgccttccgcctcgccttccgcctcgccttccgcctcgccttccgcctcgccttccgccttgccttccgcctcgccttccgcctcgccttccgcctcgccttcttcccccggacttcctgtttctctgggTGTTGCGTATGACGACCACGTGAAGGAGCGGCTTCGGAGCACGCACATCCTGTGGGGTTCGGTCCTCGTTGATGGTCTGTTGAtcgtcgccgttctcgcgcAAGAGTGGAGCTCGCTTTCGTATTCTTTCTCGCATTCGCTCCTCGACGTTGCccttctccacctctctcgctcgtgcgcagttgtcttctccgttcttcgcctgGTGACCAAACGGCTCCGCGGCCGTTCCTCGGCAGTTCGCCCGACCCCGGCCGCTGAGTCGTTCGGGCTCTTTGTGGATCTTCGCcgccgagacgaagaaggccaaGAGGACCGAACGCGTGGCGAGAGCGCAGGTGGGGGAGATGCcaacgaagaagggagacgtgGAGCCGGGGACCAGACCTtcggcgcaggcgccggTTCCCTCACGAGCTACGCAGCACttggagaagatgaagaactGAATCTTGCTCGCCACCGAGACGCGATTTGGGCCCTCCAAGAAGCTGAACGCGAGGCCGAAGCCGCGGCGAATGAGAAAAGCCACATCGACACTGCTCTCCGCGtggtctttctctgcctcctgggAGCGGTGCTCAAGGCCATCAACATGCGCTTCGAGGACGTGCTgagcgcatgcgcctctACCCCATCGTCGGTCACCTCTCCCAGCGAATCAAATCGGAGATACAGGCCAACTCTTCCGTCCATGTCAGTCTCTGCTTCAGGCCTCCGCGTGCTTCTCCCCTTCGTCGAGGTCGCGTGGGCGGTTGCCGCGCCATTCTTGCAGGCCTACTTTCTT TGGAGAGTGCGGGTGTGCTTGAATGAGGAACGCGCGCTGCTACACCGTCGCCTGCTTCAGCTTCTGCTTGTCGAAAGACGGGGAGCAACTGCGCTGGGCAGTcagcgcgtctcttctgaccagcaggaaacgaggggaaCGGAAGACTCGGCTGTTgacggcgcaggcgaagaggagcaagACGAGGTTGAAGAACTCAGTACTGTCGAGTTCCTCAAG TTGCTTCGCCCCTACTTTTGGCCGTCAGGAGCCTCAGTCGAGGGCCCAGGCTCGGCACGTCTGTGGAATTCTCCCGTCGTGCTTCGGGCGCTCGCGCTGTCAACGTTTCTCTGCATCGCCCTGAGCAAAGTGCTTACGCTGGTGTCTCCCCTGTTTCTCGGCGGGGCCGCCGGAGCAGCCGCCGAAGCAGCGACTCTCGTGGCGGCGGGGCGCCGCGACGAAGCTGCGGAGGCCGGGCGGCACGCCGCGCAGTACGTCGCCGCCTTTGCGGGAGCGGCTTTGGGAGCGAAGGTTTTCAAAGAGGCGCAAGCTCTAGCGTATTTGAAG GTTCAGCAGGCGGCGTATGTGGAAATCTCCGAGAGGACGCTTCGccaccttctctctttgcctctggAATGGCACGTGAAGAAACAGATGGGCCACGTCATTCGCGCAAC GGATCGAGGGACGGAGGCGTGCTCCTACTTGATGACGTACCTTTTTCTCTATTTGGTGCCCGCCCTGTTCGAGTGCAtcgccgtctgcctcgtcttcatTTTCCATTTGCGCCA TCGggtcctcgcctctctgctctttctctctctttccatctACGCGTGGATGACGATTCAAGTCACTTTCTGGCGGCGCAGATGGCGGGAGGCACagaaccagagagacagccgatACCACCAGTTGGCTATCGACGCGCTCACGAACTTCGAAACG GTCAAAATGTTCAATGCAGAAGACTACGAAGTGAAGCGCTACGTGGGAGCTGTGCAAGAGTATCAGGAACTCGGGACCAAGATCCAagcctcgctctcctttctgAATGCTGCGCAACAAACCATCGTCTACGCAACGCTTGTGG GCGGTCTGGTGTTCACCGTCCAGGCGATCGCGCAAGGCACCATGAGCGTGGGGGATTTCGTCACAGTTCAGATGTATCTCCTCAACGTGTTCGCTCCTCTCAACTTCCTGGGCACAATCTATAACGTCATTGTGCGTTCGGTTGCCGACGCACAAAACCTGTCGCATCTTTTGAGTACGAAG CCGGGAATCGTCGATGCGCCTGACGCGGCTTCCCTCGTGGACATCCTCGCACGTCCTTCggctctgcctgcctcgagCCCTGCcggcgtctcggcttcttcaaCGACGGCGCCGGGGtcagcgcctctcgcctcgctcgggTCCACCCCCAATCGCACGCAGGCTCGCCCGctcggcgaggccgccggcgaggatgagcggagacaaggcgaagaggcgaatcAACCTGAGAGATATTCCTATCTTCAAGCCCCGGTGAGGCCTCTCGTCGCCTACGCCATTGGACACTCCCCGCCTCCGCTGCCCTACGCTCCAAGCATTGAATTCGATAACGTCACCTTCAG ctacAGCGGCCAAGGCCGACACCGGCGGTCGATTCGCGGCGTGAGCATCAAAatccctgcatgcacgacgTGTGCTCTCGTCGGAATCTCCGGAAGTGGGAAGAGCACCCTGACCAAGCTGTTGATGCGCCTCCTCGAGCCAGAGAG GGGTCGCGTGTTGATAAACGGCGTGGACATCTCGCGCGTCACTCAGGG GAgtctgcgtgcatgcattggAATGGTTCCTCAAGAACCAGTAATGTTCAATGCCACAATTTACGAGAACATCGCCTATGCAAAGCCCAAC GCGACATTCAGCGAGGTCGAGGCAGCAGCCGACGCGGCGcagcttctccctctggTGCTCGCCATGAAGGACAAATGGAACACGAAAGTCGGAGAAAGAGGCCTGCGGCTCAGCGGAGGAGAACGGCAAAG ggTCGCCATCGCGCGATGTTTCCTGCGGAATCCGCCGATTGTTCTCCTCGACGAAGCAACCTCTTCACTGGACTCCGTGACGGAAGCGGCCATCCAGAAGGGTTTGCTGAGCCTCAACAGCAATCGCACGGTGTTGATGGTGGCCCATCGTCTCTCGACgattctgcatgcagatctcATTTGCGTCATGAGGAACGGGAAAGTCGCAGAAATGGGGACGCATGCCGAACTGctagagagacaggggctGTACGCAGAGCTGTGGGAGGCGCAGGCGAAGCAAGAGAGTCGCGATAGCGAAGAAGAacacgacgaagaaaaaggagacagaggcgacgccaACAAGTAG